In Polaromonas sp. JS666, one genomic interval encodes:
- a CDS encoding pirin family protein, which yields MSVQLKLTGHNKDLGGGFVVRRLLPAVQRQSVGPFIFFDHFGPVTVQPGASHDVRPHPHIGLATVTYLFEGAMMHRDSVGSVQRIEPGAINWMTAGRGIVHSERAPEDLRNKAYVNHGLQLWAALPQAYEEAAPCFSHTPASAIPAVSVGGADVRVLIGEAFGATSPVKTFSKTIYLDIQLAANAALQLPALAEELALYAVEGDVTVDGEPVVAGTLATLAAGTVVTIGSSAPARLVVIGGEPLDAPRFIWWNFVSSQKARIVQASDDWEAQAMGHVGGETEFIPLPERKFAVS from the coding sequence ATGAGCGTGCAACTCAAGCTGACCGGGCACAACAAGGATCTGGGCGGAGGCTTCGTGGTGCGGCGCCTGTTGCCTGCGGTGCAGAGGCAGTCTGTGGGGCCTTTCATCTTTTTTGATCACTTCGGCCCGGTCACGGTGCAGCCGGGCGCCAGCCATGATGTGCGGCCGCATCCGCATATCGGGTTGGCCACGGTCACTTACCTGTTTGAAGGCGCGATGATGCATCGCGACAGCGTGGGCTCTGTCCAGCGCATCGAGCCTGGCGCGATCAACTGGATGACGGCCGGGCGCGGCATCGTGCACTCCGAGCGCGCGCCCGAGGATCTGCGGAACAAGGCTTATGTGAACCATGGCCTGCAGCTGTGGGCTGCCTTGCCGCAGGCTTATGAAGAAGCGGCCCCCTGCTTTTCACACACTCCCGCGTCGGCCATTCCCGCGGTGTCGGTGGGCGGAGCCGACGTGCGCGTGCTGATTGGCGAGGCGTTTGGCGCAACATCGCCGGTCAAGACATTCTCCAAAACGATTTACCTGGATATCCAACTCGCGGCAAATGCGGCGCTGCAATTGCCGGCGCTGGCCGAGGAGCTTGCGCTTTATGCCGTGGAGGGGGATGTGACAGTGGACGGCGAGCCGGTTGTGGCTGGCACCCTGGCCACTTTGGCGGCTGGTACTGTCGTGACCATCGGTAGCAGCGCGCCGGCGCGGCTGGTGGTGATAGGCGGTGAGCCGCTCGATGCCCCCCGGTTTATCTGGTGGAACTTTGTGTCCAGCCAGAAGGCGCGCATTGTGCAAGCCAGTGATGACTGGGAGGCTCAAGCCATGGGTCATGTGGGCGGGGAAACCGAATTCATTCCCCTGCCTGAACGAAAGTTCGCCGTCAGTTAG
- a CDS encoding LysR family transcriptional regulator has translation MINNAVRDALTPEAIGLIGAVHRTGSMAAAARELGVVPSALTYRIRQVEDALDVLLFDRSSRQARLTEAGKELLREGNRLLAELDAVANRVKRVATGWEPELTLAVDSVISRTTVMELCEAFFALDPPTRLRIREEALSGTLEALTSGQADLAIGVAIDVETKSMPNKSLQSRPLGTIHFVYAVAPHHPLALATEPVTDAMLMPHRAVAVADSVQRGSGVTMGLLGGQDIFTVPGMQEKLDAQLRGLGGGFLPEYLARPHIATGRLVEKKMQRAARLVPVSYAWRPSTDGSGGRALQWWLGQLERPATRKALLEREQSL, from the coding sequence ATGATTAACAATGCAGTCCGTGACGCCCTCACCCCCGAAGCCATTGGACTGATCGGTGCCGTGCACCGCACTGGAAGCATGGCTGCGGCCGCCCGCGAACTGGGCGTCGTGCCCAGCGCCCTGACCTACCGGATTCGACAGGTGGAAGATGCGCTCGATGTCCTGCTGTTTGACCGCTCCTCGCGCCAGGCCAGACTGACCGAAGCCGGCAAGGAGCTGCTTCGCGAAGGCAACCGGCTGCTGGCTGAGCTCGATGCGGTGGCCAATCGCGTCAAGCGGGTGGCCACCGGCTGGGAACCGGAACTCACCCTGGCCGTCGACAGCGTCATTTCGCGCACCACCGTTATGGAGCTGTGCGAGGCATTTTTTGCGCTGGATCCACCCACCCGCCTGCGGATTCGCGAAGAGGCGCTCTCCGGCACGCTGGAGGCATTGACCTCCGGCCAGGCCGACCTGGCGATCGGCGTCGCGATTGACGTGGAAACCAAGTCGATGCCCAACAAGTCGCTGCAAAGCAGGCCGCTGGGCACCATCCATTTCGTCTACGCCGTGGCACCGCATCACCCGCTGGCCCTGGCCACTGAACCCGTCACGGACGCAATGCTGATGCCGCACCGTGCGGTGGCTGTCGCCGACTCGGTGCAGCGGGGCAGCGGTGTGACGATGGGCCTGCTGGGCGGGCAGGACATATTTACCGTGCCAGGCATGCAGGAAAAGCTCGATGCGCAGCTGCGCGGCCTGGGTGGAGGCTTCCTGCCGGAATACCTGGCCAGGCCCCACATCGCGACTGGCCGGTTGGTGGAAAAGAAGATGCAGCGGGCCGCACGCCTGGTACCCGTGAGTTACGCCTGGCGCCCCTCGACCGACGGCAGCGGAGGGCGCGCCCTGCAGTGGTGGCTGGGGCAACTGGAGCGCCCCGCCACCCGCAAAGCGCTGCTGGAGCGCGAGCAATCGCTGTAA
- the tolA gene encoding cell envelope integrity protein TolA → MPSAADRLEFGPPRDTGYLRAFALALLAHILLMAALTWGVHWKRSDRAASFEAELWSSVPQEAAPKLVETPPPPPPPPEPKAPEVRVTPPTPNVDIALEQEKKRKLLQQQKEAETLKAQKLQEKLKAELQAKKEKEQKAKEELAKRKAAEEAQKTEAKKQDAKDLEKKKQAEALAQKQRQDALNRMMGLAGATGDANAKGSGQKSSGPSAGYAGKVRARVLPNVVFTEDIAGNPTAEVEVRSTPDGVILGQRLVKSSGNKAWDEAVIKAIIRTGTLPRDDDGRVPTPMILEFKPKG, encoded by the coding sequence ATGCCCAGCGCAGCAGACCGCCTTGAATTTGGCCCACCTCGCGATACGGGCTACTTGCGCGCTTTCGCCCTGGCGCTGCTTGCCCACATTCTGTTGATGGCCGCGCTGACCTGGGGCGTCCACTGGAAACGCAGTGACCGGGCCGCCTCGTTTGAAGCCGAGTTGTGGTCCAGCGTGCCGCAGGAGGCGGCGCCCAAGCTGGTCGAAACGCCTCCACCCCCTCCACCACCACCGGAGCCCAAAGCGCCGGAAGTCAGGGTGACTCCACCCACGCCGAATGTGGACATTGCCCTGGAGCAGGAGAAAAAACGCAAGTTGCTGCAGCAGCAAAAGGAAGCCGAGACGCTGAAGGCGCAGAAGCTGCAGGAAAAACTGAAAGCCGAGCTGCAGGCCAAAAAGGAAAAAGAGCAAAAGGCCAAGGAGGAACTGGCCAAACGCAAGGCCGCTGAAGAAGCCCAGAAGACTGAAGCCAAAAAGCAGGACGCCAAAGACCTGGAGAAGAAAAAGCAGGCTGAAGCCCTGGCACAAAAGCAGCGGCAGGATGCACTGAACCGCATGATGGGACTGGCGGGCGCCACGGGTGACGCCAATGCGAAAGGTTCAGGCCAAAAATCCAGCGGACCGTCTGCCGGCTATGCCGGAAAAGTCAGGGCCAGGGTCTTGCCCAATGTGGTGTTCACCGAAGATATTGCCGGCAACCCCACGGCCGAAGTTGAAGTGCGCAGCACACCCGACGGCGTCATCCTCGGCCAGCGGCTGGTCAAGTCAAGCGGCAACAAGGCTTGGGATGAGGCGGTGATCAAAGCCATCATTCGTACCGGCACCCTGCCGCGAGACGATGATGGGCGGGTTCCCACTCCGATGATTCTGGAATTCAAACCCAAAGGCTAG
- a CDS encoding pirin family protein — translation MMTLRTSSERGYADHGWLKSFHSFSFAGYYDPAHMGFGNLRVINEDRIAAGRGFGTHSHRDMEIISYVLSGELAHKDSIGNVKGIPPGDVQRMSAGTGVQHSEFNHAEGQTTHFLQIWIEPNVTGIPPSYEQKTFLDTEKRGALRLVASPDGAQGSVIIHADARIRAGLFDGDESATLALDPSRKTYVHLIRGQLEVNGQLLRAGDAAALQSESRLQLARGQSAEVLVFDLAP, via the coding sequence ATGATGACCTTAAGAACTTCCAGCGAACGCGGCTATGCCGACCACGGGTGGCTCAAGTCCTTCCATTCCTTCTCGTTTGCCGGCTATTACGACCCGGCCCACATGGGCTTTGGCAATCTGCGCGTCATCAATGAAGACCGCATCGCGGCGGGCAGGGGCTTTGGCACGCACAGCCACCGCGACATGGAAATCATCAGCTACGTACTGAGTGGCGAACTCGCGCACAAGGACAGCATCGGTAACGTGAAGGGTATCCCGCCCGGTGATGTTCAGCGCATGAGCGCAGGCACGGGCGTGCAGCACAGCGAATTCAACCATGCCGAGGGACAGACCACGCACTTCCTGCAGATCTGGATCGAACCGAACGTGACTGGGATCCCTCCCAGCTACGAGCAGAAAACTTTTCTGGACACCGAGAAGCGCGGCGCACTGCGCCTGGTGGCTTCGCCGGACGGGGCACAGGGGTCGGTCATCATTCATGCCGACGCCAGAATTCGTGCCGGGTTGTTTGACGGTGATGAATCTGCCACGCTGGCGCTGGATCCTTCGCGTAAAACCTATGTGCACCTGATCCGGGGGCAGCTTGAGGTGAATGGGCAACTGCTTCGCGCGGGGGATGCGGCCGCGCTGCAATCGGAAAGCCGGTTGCAGCTCGCTCGCGGGCAGTCCGCCGAAGTGCTGGTATTTGACCTGGCACCCTGA
- a CDS encoding flavodoxin family protein encodes MPKVVVLYHSGYGHTQRMAQSVAQGAGAELLAIDADGNLPDGGWETLNAADAIIMGSPTYMGSVSWQFKKFADASSKPWYTQAWKDKLFAGFTNSAALDGDKMSTLNYLFTLAMQHGGIWVSQGVLPSTSKAAQRDDANYLGSYRGAIAQSPSDAGAGEMFPGDLETARSLGERVAEVAGKFQR; translated from the coding sequence ATGCCGAAAGTCGTAGTGCTCTACCACTCCGGGTATGGCCATACCCAGCGCATGGCGCAATCGGTGGCGCAAGGCGCTGGGGCCGAGCTCCTGGCCATTGACGCCGATGGCAACCTGCCCGACGGCGGCTGGGAAACGCTCAATGCGGCAGACGCCATCATCATGGGCTCTCCCACCTACATGGGAAGCGTGAGCTGGCAGTTCAAGAAGTTCGCCGACGCTTCTTCAAAGCCCTGGTACACGCAGGCCTGGAAAGACAAGCTGTTTGCCGGCTTCACCAACAGCGCGGCACTCGATGGCGACAAGATGTCGACGCTCAATTACCTTTTTACCCTGGCCATGCAGCATGGGGGTATCTGGGTCAGCCAGGGCGTCTTGCCCAGCACCAGCAAGGCCGCGCAGCGTGATGATGCCAATTACCTGGGCTCCTACCGCGGTGCCATCGCCCAGTCGCCGTCGGATGCGGGTGCCGGCGAAATGTTTCCAGGCGACCTGGAGACGGCCCGGAGCCTGGGTGAACGTGTGGCCGAGGTGGCGGGAAAGTTTCAGCGTTAA
- a CDS encoding DUF599 domain-containing protein, with amino-acid sequence MKIFALLPWSDWLAIAWFFSGWIGYAWFAWHYGVKRPSLLQTTNRYRHYWLLQATARDPRVIDGIITQNLSSTPAFFSSTTIIIIGGLFALLGTTDKATELVREIPFAVRTSVLIFDLKVIMMVGVFVYAFFRFSWSMRQYTFVALVIGSMPSPQEFEQGKFDREVFARRASRLVGLAAETFNDGLRGYYFSFAIMAWFFSTIAFALATAVVVLILYNREFDSDVLGVLRE; translated from the coding sequence ATGAAAATCTTCGCGCTGCTTCCCTGGAGTGACTGGCTGGCCATCGCCTGGTTTTTTTCGGGCTGGATAGGCTATGCCTGGTTTGCCTGGCATTACGGCGTGAAGCGGCCTTCGCTGCTGCAAACCACCAACCGCTACCGGCACTACTGGCTGTTGCAGGCCACCGCCCGCGACCCGCGCGTCATCGACGGCATCATCACGCAAAACCTGTCGAGCACGCCGGCCTTTTTTTCGTCAACCACCATCATCATCATCGGTGGCCTGTTCGCGCTGCTGGGGACGACCGACAAGGCGACCGAGCTGGTGCGGGAAATCCCCTTCGCGGTCCGGACCTCTGTGCTGATTTTTGACCTCAAGGTCATCATGATGGTGGGCGTGTTTGTGTACGCTTTTTTCCGTTTCAGCTGGTCCATGCGCCAATACACCTTTGTCGCGCTGGTGATCGGCTCCATGCCGTCGCCGCAGGAGTTCGAGCAGGGCAAGTTTGACCGTGAAGTGTTTGCCAGGCGGGCCAGCCGCCTGGTGGGCCTGGCTGCCGAAACCTTCAACGACGGGCTGCGTGGCTACTACTTCAGTTTTGCCATCATGGCGTGGTTTTTCTCGACCATCGCCTTCGCACTGGCCACGGCTGTGGTGGTGCTCATTCTCTACAACCGCGAGTTTGACTCGGATGTGCTGGGTGTCTTGCGGGAGTAA
- the dnaE gene encoding DNA polymerase III subunit alpha, whose translation MFVHLRIHTEFSVVDGTNRIDEIVQAAAADQQPALAITDLSNLFGTVKFYKEGRGAGVKPLIGADVWVQVPGKDAAAPAARLLLLVQNHRGYLNLSELLTRAWTRNVVRDQAVIKLEWLEELNEGLIALSGAQGGAVGQALLQGDDARALECALHLAGLFPHRFYLELQRAQRPDDERHVAAAVQLAARLKLPVVATHPVQFLTYDDYEAHEARVCIAEGEILGNTRRVRKFTREQYFKSAAQMTQLFADVPSALANTLEIARRCNLKLELGKPMLPDYPTPEVEGVRMPIDAYFRHASFEGLEERLAHLYPNEALRDQKRPVYVERLEFEINTILKMGFPGYFLIVGDFINWAKNNGCPVGPGRGSGAGSLVAYALRITDLDPLQYNLLFERFLNPERVSMPDFDIDFCQSNRDRVIDYVKDKYGHDAVSQIVTFGTMAARAAIRDVGRVLDFPYGFCDGISKLIPNKPGQAVTLQLLPAERKKNDKMVYALEAEPVLAERERKEEDVHTLLDLARKLEGLTRNVGMHAGGVLIAPGKLTDFCPLYLQPGSGSAVSQFDKNDVEAIGLVKFDFLGLATLTILEIAREFIIQRHPSQKDFKFENLSLNDARVYALFAEGNTEAVFQFESIGMQRMLKDAKPNRLEDLIAMNALYRPGPMDLIPTYIARKQGKEVPEYPDPRVKPILEETYGIMVYQEQVMQTAQILGGYSLGGADMLRRAMGKKDEKEMASQRDIFRKGAGVNGLTQEKADEVFDLMEKFAGYGFNKSHSAAYALLAYHTAWLKVHYTAEFFAANMTVEMDDTDKLKILFGDAQKMGIQFESPDINRGDYRFEPISATAVRYGLGAVKGTGQQAIAAIVAARQEGGPFTSLYDFCVRVDRSKLNKRTVEALIKGGAFDNLHLNRAELLASVDRAFEFAAATEANANQGGLFDMSDSHAASTQEPPLVEAVPFGVKARLVLEKTAIGFYLSGHLFDEVEAEVRQFAKRKIEDLIDSREPQLLAAILSDLRVINGNRGKLIIFKLDDKTDVLEASVDETVFNANRNLLKDDELVIVQGTLQGASERFGRRFKVTQVWDLETARCKFGKYLRVAVNGAAPDISRLVRDFPPRPEMTEQGELKRGLPVRLSLRRQDGRVGATAELHLGEAARFFPTDAALASWMAQADRGLVQIVYE comes from the coding sequence ATGTTTGTCCATTTACGTATCCATACCGAGTTTTCAGTCGTCGACGGCACCAACCGCATTGATGAAATCGTCCAGGCTGCCGCCGCAGACCAGCAGCCGGCGCTGGCCATTACCGACCTGAGCAACCTGTTTGGCACGGTCAAGTTTTACAAGGAAGGCCGCGGCGCCGGGGTGAAGCCTTTGATAGGCGCCGACGTCTGGGTTCAGGTTCCAGGCAAAGATGCTGCGGCGCCTGCGGCCCGCCTGCTGCTGCTGGTGCAAAACCACAGGGGTTACCTCAACCTGTCCGAGTTGCTCACGCGCGCCTGGACCAGAAACGTGGTGCGCGACCAGGCCGTGATCAAGCTGGAATGGCTTGAAGAGCTGAACGAGGGCCTGATTGCGCTGTCGGGTGCCCAGGGGGGCGCCGTGGGCCAGGCCCTGCTTCAGGGGGACGACGCACGGGCGCTGGAATGCGCCCTGCACCTGGCGGGTCTGTTTCCCCACCGCTTTTACCTGGAGCTGCAGCGCGCCCAGCGCCCTGACGACGAGCGCCATGTGGCGGCGGCCGTCCAGCTGGCTGCCCGGCTCAAGCTGCCGGTGGTGGCCACGCATCCCGTGCAGTTCCTCACCTACGACGACTACGAGGCGCACGAGGCGCGGGTCTGCATTGCCGAAGGTGAAATACTGGGGAACACACGCCGTGTGCGCAAGTTCACGCGCGAGCAATATTTCAAGTCGGCAGCGCAAATGACGCAGCTCTTTGCCGATGTGCCGTCGGCGCTGGCCAATACGCTGGAAATTGCCAGGCGCTGCAACCTCAAGCTCGAGCTGGGCAAGCCCATGCTGCCTGATTACCCCACGCCGGAAGTCGAGGGCGTGCGCATGCCCATCGATGCCTACTTTCGCCATGCCTCGTTTGAAGGGCTGGAAGAGCGCCTGGCGCACTTGTATCCCAACGAAGCATTGCGGGACCAGAAACGGCCGGTGTATGTGGAGCGGCTGGAGTTCGAGATCAACACCATTCTGAAGATGGGTTTCCCGGGCTACTTCCTGATCGTGGGCGACTTCATCAACTGGGCCAAAAACAATGGCTGCCCGGTGGGGCCGGGGCGCGGTTCGGGTGCGGGCTCGCTGGTGGCGTATGCGCTGAGGATTACCGACCTGGACCCGCTGCAATACAACCTGCTGTTCGAGCGCTTCCTGAACCCGGAGCGGGTCTCCATGCCCGACTTTGATATTGATTTTTGCCAAAGCAATCGTGACCGCGTGATTGACTATGTGAAAGACAAATACGGCCATGATGCGGTCAGCCAGATCGTGACCTTTGGCACCATGGCGGCGCGCGCGGCGATTCGCGATGTGGGCCGTGTGCTTGATTTTCCCTATGGTTTTTGCGATGGAATTTCCAAGCTGATTCCGAACAAGCCGGGGCAGGCCGTGACGCTGCAATTGCTCCCCGCCGAACGCAAAAAAAATGACAAGATGGTCTATGCGTTGGAAGCCGAACCGGTTTTGGCCGAGCGCGAGCGCAAGGAAGAAGACGTGCACACGCTGCTGGACCTGGCCCGCAAGCTGGAAGGCCTGACGCGCAACGTCGGCATGCACGCCGGGGGGGTGTTGATTGCGCCCGGCAAGCTGACTGACTTTTGCCCGCTGTATTTGCAGCCCGGCAGCGGCTCGGCGGTGAGCCAGTTTGACAAAAACGATGTGGAGGCGATTGGCCTCGTCAAGTTCGACTTTTTGGGCCTGGCCACGCTGACCATTCTGGAAATCGCCAGAGAGTTCATCATTCAGCGCCACCCCTCGCAAAAAGATTTCAAATTTGAGAACCTATCGCTCAACGATGCGCGGGTTTATGCACTGTTTGCCGAGGGCAATACCGAAGCCGTTTTCCAGTTTGAAAGTATCGGCATGCAGCGCATGCTCAAAGACGCCAAACCGAACCGGCTCGAAGACCTGATCGCGATGAACGCGTTGTACCGCCCCGGCCCGATGGACCTGATTCCGACCTACATTGCCCGCAAACAGGGCAAGGAAGTGCCCGAGTACCCGGACCCCCGCGTCAAGCCGATTCTGGAGGAGACCTACGGCATCATGGTCTACCAGGAGCAGGTGATGCAGACCGCGCAGATATTGGGCGGTTACTCGCTGGGCGGTGCCGACATGCTGCGCCGCGCCATGGGTAAAAAAGATGAGAAAGAGATGGCTTCGCAGCGGGATATCTTCCGCAAAGGTGCAGGCGTCAATGGCCTGACCCAGGAAAAAGCCGACGAAGTTTTTGACCTGATGGAAAAGTTTGCGGGCTACGGCTTCAACAAGTCGCACTCGGCCGCTTACGCCCTGCTGGCCTACCACACGGCCTGGCTCAAGGTGCACTACACCGCCGAATTCTTTGCGGCCAACATGACCGTGGAGATGGACGACACCGACAAGCTCAAAATACTGTTTGGCGATGCGCAAAAAATGGGCATCCAGTTCGAGTCGCCCGACATCAACCGCGGCGACTACCGGTTTGAACCCATCAGCGCTACCGCCGTGCGTTATGGCCTGGGTGCCGTCAAGGGCACCGGCCAGCAGGCGATTGCGGCCATCGTGGCGGCTCGACAGGAAGGAGGGCCTTTCACCTCGCTCTACGACTTCTGCGTGCGGGTCGACCGCAGCAAGCTGAACAAGCGCACGGTGGAGGCGCTCATCAAGGGCGGGGCGTTTGACAACCTGCATCTGAACCGTGCCGAGCTGCTGGCGTCGGTAGACCGTGCCTTCGAATTTGCCGCCGCCACCGAGGCCAATGCCAACCAGGGCGGGCTGTTTGACATGTCCGACTCGCATGCCGCCAGCACGCAGGAGCCGCCGCTGGTCGAGGCCGTGCCATTCGGTGTGAAGGCGCGTCTGGTACTTGAAAAAACCGCCATCGGTTTTTACCTGTCAGGCCACTTGTTCGATGAGGTCGAGGCCGAAGTGCGGCAGTTTGCCAAGCGCAAGATTGAAGACCTGATCGACTCCCGCGAGCCGCAGCTGCTGGCTGCCATCCTCAGTGACTTGCGCGTGATCAACGGCAACCGGGGCAAGCTGATCATATTCAAGCTAGACGACAAAACCGATGTACTGGAAGCCTCGGTGGACGAGACCGTCTTCAACGCCAACCGCAACCTGCTGAAAGACGACGAGCTGGTGATTGTGCAGGGCACGCTGCAGGGCGCCTCCGAGCGTTTCGGGCGGCGCTTCAAGGTCACGCAGGTGTGGGACCTTGAAACCGCGCGCTGCAAGTTCGGCAAATATTTGCGCGTGGCGGTCAATGGCGCAGCGCCCGATATTTCACGGCTGGTCCGCGACTTTCCACCGCGCCCCGAAATGACGGAGCAGGGGGAACTGAAGCGCGGTTTACCGGTGCGCCTGAGCCTGCGCCGACAAGACGGCAGGGTGGGCGCCACCGCCGAACTTCATCTGGGTGAAGCCGCCCGGTTCTTTCCGACCGATGCCGCGCTGGCCAGCTGGATGGCGCAGGCCGACCGGGGGCTGGTGCAGATTGTTTATGAGTGA
- a CDS encoding DoxX family protein gives MFASLQNPLSLIGRVLLALLFVPAGFSKVGGFAGTTGYIASQGVPFPELATAAAIGVELGLGLLLLVGLQTRWAALGIALFTVVITFIFHKYWAVPAEQVMMQQQAFFKNIAVVGGLLTVAAWGAGAWSLDAKRAD, from the coding sequence ATGTTTGCATCTCTCCAAAATCCCCTGTCGCTGATTGGCCGCGTCTTGCTGGCGTTGCTGTTTGTGCCTGCGGGTTTCAGCAAGGTTGGCGGCTTTGCCGGCACCACCGGTTACATCGCATCCCAGGGCGTTCCATTTCCTGAACTGGCCACTGCGGCCGCGATTGGTGTCGAGCTGGGCCTGGGGCTGCTGCTGCTGGTCGGTCTGCAAACCCGCTGGGCAGCCTTGGGCATCGCCCTGTTCACCGTCGTGATCACCTTTATCTTTCACAAGTACTGGGCGGTGCCGGCTGAGCAGGTCATGATGCAGCAGCAGGCCTTCTTCAAGAACATTGCCGTGGTCGGTGGCCTGCTCACGGTGGCCGCATGGGGTGCCGGTGCCTGGAGCCTGGACGCCAAGCGCGCAGACTAA
- a CDS encoding OsmC family protein produces MSIELHRDRSAAMAQKLSIRSHALMVDGSVAEGGADTGPSPHDLYDAALGACKAVTLMWYARKKGIPVDDIHTVVERDDSGERSGVYRLATTLRIQGDLTDAQLEELQAVAQKCPVHKLMTTVTTEITTNVERLS; encoded by the coding sequence ATGTCCATCGAACTGCACCGCGACCGCTCGGCGGCAATGGCCCAGAAACTCAGCATCCGCAGCCATGCGCTGATGGTTGACGGGAGCGTGGCCGAGGGCGGCGCCGACACTGGCCCCAGCCCGCACGATTTGTACGATGCCGCGCTGGGCGCATGCAAGGCCGTTACCCTCATGTGGTACGCCCGCAAGAAAGGGATCCCGGTCGACGACATCCATACCGTGGTGGAGCGCGACGACTCCGGCGAGCGCAGCGGCGTGTACCGGCTGGCGACCACCTTGCGGATCCAGGGTGACCTGACGGATGCCCAGCTGGAGGAGTTGCAGGCGGTTGCGCAAAAATGCCCCGTCCACAAACTGATGACCACCGTTACCACTGAAATCACAACCAATGTGGAGAGGCTGTCATGA
- a CDS encoding sulfurtransferase, which yields MQILNIAAYKFVALDRLPELQAAVLTAAQSRGIKGTVLLAEEGINLFLAAGRADIHDFLAWLRTDARFHDLETKESWSTAQPFRKLLVKVKPEIIRMNHPAIRPSAGRAPAVNATTLKRWLDCGHDDEGRPVVTLDTRNAFEVDVGTFRNAIDWRIDKFTEFPQALLDHRDELQGKTVVSFCTGGIRCEKAAILMQEAGVNHVYQLDGGILKYFEESGHAHFEGECFVFDERRALDPALTPRVHVGALSDT from the coding sequence ATGCAAATTCTGAATATTGCAGCCTATAAATTTGTCGCACTGGACCGCCTGCCCGAGCTGCAGGCGGCCGTGCTGACGGCCGCGCAATCGCGCGGCATCAAGGGTACCGTGCTGCTCGCGGAAGAAGGCATCAACCTCTTTCTGGCCGCCGGCCGCGCCGACATTCATGATTTTTTGGCATGGCTGCGAACCGACGCCCGTTTTCATGACCTGGAAACCAAGGAAAGCTGGTCAACGGCACAGCCCTTTCGCAAGTTGCTGGTCAAGGTCAAGCCTGAGATTATCCGCATGAACCACCCGGCTATCCGGCCCTCTGCCGGTCGGGCACCAGCGGTTAACGCCACCACGCTCAAGCGTTGGCTGGACTGCGGGCACGACGACGAGGGGCGCCCCGTGGTGACTTTGGACACACGCAACGCCTTTGAGGTCGATGTGGGCACCTTCAGGAATGCCATCGACTGGCGCATCGACAAGTTCACCGAGTTTCCGCAGGCCTTGCTGGATCACCGTGATGAGCTGCAGGGCAAGACGGTGGTGAGTTTTTGCACGGGCGGGATCCGCTGTGAAAAAGCCGCGATTCTCATGCAGGAGGCCGGCGTCAACCATGTTTACCAGCTCGACGGTGGCATCCTGAAATATTTTGAAGAGAGCGGTCACGCCCATTTCGAGGGCGAGTGTTTTGTGTTCGACGAACGCCGGGCGCTGGATCCGGCGCTCACCCCCCGGGTGCATGTCGGCGCCTTGTCTGACACCTGA